Sequence from the uncultured Flavobacterium sp. genome:
TATGCCGATTTATACGAATTAAAAGTCGAAGACATTTTGCACCTGGAAAGAATGGCGCAAAAATCAGCTGAAAATTTGGTAAAAGGTGTTGAAAAATCAAAAGAGATTCCTTTCGAAAGTGTTTTATTTGCATTAGGAATTCGTTTTGTTGGAGAAACCGTAGCTAAAAAATTAGCCAAACATTACAAAAACATTGACGCATTAAGTAAAGCTTCTCTAATGGATTTGATTCTGGTAGATGAAATTGGCGAACGAATTGCCAAAAGCGTAATTGAGTTTTTTGAAAACGAAGAAAACAAAACAATAATTGAACGTTTGAAAAATCATGGAGTTCAATTTGAAATTGTAGAAAAAATAAATCCAAATGCGACCGAGAAATTCATCGGAAAAACATTTGTAGTTTCTGGAGTCTTTGCCCAATTCTCAAGAGATGAATTAAAGAAAACAATTGAAGATAATGGCGGGAAAGTAGGAAGTTCAATTTCTGCTAAAACTGATTTTGTAGTTGCAGGAGATAATATGGGACCCGCAAAATTAGAAAAAGCAAGTAAATTAAATATCCCAATACTATCAGAGCAAGATTTTATAAACAAACTAAATGAAAGCGAATAAACCATCGTTGATTTTATTCTTTCTGGCATTACTGTTTACAATCATCTTCGATTGGACGGGACAAGATTTCTTGGGGGTTTACGCCAAAGCAATCGTACTTCCGTCAATTTTTATTTATTACTTAATTAGCAGCGAATTCAAAATAGGAAAAACAGAAGGTTTAATCTTTCTGTTTTGCTTTATAGGTCAGGTATTCGATTTAATGGCTATCGAGGTTTCCGAAATTGGAGGAGTAATAAGTTTCTTAGTAGTTTATCTTTTGATAGTGAAACTTTTTATGCGGGAACACGAACGGATAAAATTGGCAAAAAAAGATATTTTGCCAATCTCTATCGTCGTTATTTTTATTGTTTATTTACTTGTTTCAGTGTTGAGTTTACAACTCGACAGCATGAAAAAATTCAATATTATTTATACTTTCTACGGAATCGTTCTCAGCGTTTTAAGCTGCTTCTCCTTTATAAGTTATATAACAAAAGGCACACATCTGGCATTGTTAATGTCGCTAATGGCAATTAGTTATATATTCTCAGATATCTTTTATATCTTCAATGAGTACTTTTCTTATTCCGTAGTTTTAGTTTTAATTCGTGATGTAACACAAATTCTGGGATACTTTTTTATGGTCGAATATTTTCTTGAAAAAGCAAAAGTTCAAAAGAGAATATTATACAACAATTGATCTTCCCTGATTAGTATGTGCTTTATCTTTATCAAAATAAAAATCTATTCTTCCTAAATTAATTCCGTAGCAACCAACTTGATTAACCAAAACATCTTGTTGCGCTTTATTTTTTACAACAGTTGGTTTGTCTAAGAAAGTGTGCGTATGTCCACCAATAATCAAGTCAATATCCTGAGTTTGTGCAGCAAATTTTAAATCAGAAATTTTAGATTCATCATCTTTATATTTATAACCTAAATGCGAAAGACAAATTACCAAATCACATTTTTCTTGTTTTTTTAGTAATTGCGTCATATCCTGAGCAATTTCTACAGGATCATTATAAACAGTTTCCTTGTACATTTGTTTATCAACCAAACCGGCAAGTTCAATTCCTACACCAAAAACACCAACTTTAATTCCGTTTTTGTGGAAGATTTTATAAGGTTTTACAAGACCGTTCATGACCGTATTTTTAAAGTCATAATTAGAGTTGATAAATTCAAAAGTAGCATGAGGCATTTGAGCATGCAAACCATCAAGACCATTGTCGAAATCGTGATTTCCAATAGTAGATGCGTCGTATTTCATCATACTCATTAACTTAAATTCAAGTTCACCACCATAGTAATTAAAATATGGAGTTCCCTGAAAAATATCTCCGGCGTCTAATAAAAGCACATTTGGATTTTCTTTACGAATAGTTTCTATAAGAGCCGCTCTTCTTGAAACACCGCCTTTATTAGGATTACGAGGATCATCAGCCGGAAAAGGATCAATGTGGCTGTGAACATCATTAGTATGAAGAATCGTTAAGTGTTTTATATCGTTAGTTTCAAAACTGCTTAATGACAAACCTAAACTTAATAAGGCAGTACTTGCGGCTGTTTTTTCGATAAATTCTCTTCTTTTCATTTTATATATTTTTTTACGAAAACTGTAATATAATTTGCTAATGTTTTTTCTTTGTCACTATTATCACGAATTTATAATAATCAGAATTCGTGTAAATTCGTGTCGAACTTTTTATTCTTCTGTAATTCGAATATTTTTTGCTATCGGAATAGTATCAACTTCTTTGAAATAATCAATCAATACATCTCTCAGTTTGTAATTCAAATCAAATTTCTGAACACCTTTAGCAAAGAAAGTCATACTATCACCACCATTTGCCAAATAATCATTTGTAGCTACATAATAGATGGTATTAAGATCAAGAGGTTTTCCCTGAATTAAAATATTTTTTGCAGTATTATCTTTTGCAATCGTAAAAGTCATTCCTGATAAAGGCTGAGGTTTTTTCTCCTTAATAATATAAGCAGCGATATCCAGAATTTGTTGTCCTTTTAAAGCAACAACAACAAGATTGTTTTCAAAAGGCATAATCTCAAAAGCCGTTCTTGTAGTTACATTACCTTTAGGTAAAATAGCACGGATTCCACCATGATTTAATAAACACAAATCAATGCTCTTTTTCTCGCGAGCTTTAAAAACAAGATTTCCACGTTCTACACAAACATCGGCTAATAAACTTCCGATACTTGTTTGCCATTTTCCCGTACTTTTATCAAGAGTTTCAGGACAATATGCAAGCACGCTGTCCAGGTCTTTGTTGATATGATCGCGATATGGCTTTATAAATTTTTCAATTTCAGGAGTTTCTGCACCCTTTTCTGTAATTGGAAGCTGTTTTCCCTCTATCTTCGTTAAATTATAATTTTTCTGACTACAGGAAAATATAAAAAAAAGTGTTAAGAATATAACAAAAAGTTTCAAAAATCCGTTATACTTTTTTAGTTTTACCATCTTAAATGCGACTTAAATAATTAATTTTGTAATCTGGTAAAAGTACTATGTTTTTAAATTATATAAAGGAAATTTTTGTAAAAAAATCATTAAAAAATAACCTGCATAATGTCAAAAACGAAGTCTTTACAAGTAATGTGCAAACAATTGGTTTATTGATCGATGAGAGTGATTTTAGTCATTCGCAAGAGTTAATAAACGAATTAAAACTACAGGGAATATCGCCTGAGAGTATAAAAGTTGTTGCGTACAGAGATAAATTTAAGGAGAAAGAAACGTATTCGAAGCCTACTTTTGGTAAAAAACATATCAAATGGAATGCAGAGATTACAGAAGATTTTCTAAATGAGTTTATAGATACAGAATTTGATCTTTTGATTAGTTATTATAATATCGAAAAAGTGATTTTGATGATGATAACCAGTAAATCGAAAGCTAAATTTAAAGTAGGATTTTCATCAATCGATAAAAGCTTAAACCGTTGGATGATGAATACTGCTATAGAGGATTACAAACTTTTCGTAACAGAATTGTTTAAGTATTTAAAGAGTATAAAATAAAATATAAATTAGAATATAAATTAGAATATGCAATCATTAATAGGAACTGGTGTTGCGCTTGTAACTCCATTTAAAAAAGACTTTTCAGTAGACATCGAAGCTTTACAGCGCATCGTTAATTTTTCGATCGATGGAGGAGTTGAATATCTTGTAGTTATGGGAACAACAGCAGAAAATGCTACCTTAACACAATCCGAAAAAGAATTGGTTATAAAAACAGTAATCGATGTCAATAAAGGAAGATTGCCTTTAGTTCTTGGAGTTGGAGGAAATAATACAATGCAAATTGTAGAAGAATTAAAAACAGGAGATTTTTCAGCATTTGATGCGATTCTTTCTGTTTCTCCTTATTATAATAAGCCAACACAAGAAGGAATTTATCAGCATTTTAAAGCAATTGCAGAAGCATCGCCAATTCCGGTGATTTTATATAATGTTCCGGGAAGAACATCAAGTAATATGTTGCCCGCAACAGTAGTGCGTTTGGCAAAAGAATTCACTAATATTGTAGCAATAAAAGAAGCTGCAGGAGATTTAGCTCAGGCTATGCAATTGATAAAAAATGCACCAAAAGACTTTCTTGTAATTTCAGGAGATGATATGATTGCATTGCCAATTGTTTTAGCTGGTGGAGCAGGAGTAATTTCTGTAATTGGACAAGGTTTTCCGAAAGAATTTTCAGAAATGATCCGTTTAGGATTGAACAGAAAAGTAAATGAAGCATTTAAAACACAATACTTTTTATCAGATTGTATTGATATGATTTTTGAGCAGGGAAATCCTGCCGGAATCAAACAAATCTTTCAAGCCCTTGGTATTGCTGAGAATGTTGTACGTTTGCCATTAGTAACCGTAGACGAATCTCTGGCAAACAGATTGAATGAATTTGTTAAAAAAAGCATTAAATAAGAGTCAGATTACCGGTATTTTAATATACCAAAAAATATTTTGTAGTAGCTAAATTAATAACTAAATTTGCCACCGGAACTTCGGTGTGATTTTGCTTTGGCATAATTGTCTAAGAAATCATAATAAAAGTAAGAAAATGAAAAAAATAGTATCTCTATTAATTGTTGTTGTCCTTTTTTGTTCTTGTAGTGATTACCAAAAAGCATTGAAAAATGAAGATGTTGCGGCAAAGTTTGATATAGCAACAAAGATGTATGATGCAGGAAAATATTCAAAAGCAATTCGTCTTTTTGAGCAATTAGCACCTACATATAGAGGTAAGCCTCAGGCGGAGAAATTATTTTATATGTTTTCTCAGTCTTATTATAAGACAAAACAATATTATTTAGCTGGTTACCAGTTTGAAAGCTTTGTTTCAGGATATCCTCGTAGTGAGAAAGTTCAGGAAGCAGCTTTTCTTGGCGCTTTTAGTTACTCAAAATTAGCTCCTGTATATAGTTTAGATCAAACAGATACAGTAAAAGCTTTAGAGAAATTACAAGCATTTATTGATAACTATCCAAACTCTGAATACATTGCTCAGGCAAATGAAGCTGTTAAAATTTTGAACGGTAAATTAGAGAAAAAAGCATACGAAAATGCTAAAGGATACAATACAATTTCAGATTATAAATCAGCATTAATTGCGTTTGATAATTTTATCGCTGATTTTCCAGGAACACCATTCAAAGAAGATGCGTTGTTCTATAAATATGATTCAGCATACCAATTGGCAATAAATAGTGTTCCTTCAAAAATGGAAGAACGTTTAAACGTTGCAAAAGCAGCTTATAATAACTTAATAAAGTTCAACAGCGCTACAAAATACAAAGTGAAAGCAGACGAAATGAATGCTAGAGTTGAAACTGATTTACAAAAATTTACTAAAATAAAATAAAGTCATGGATTTAAAAAAGACGAATGCTCCTGTAAATACAATAACTTACAATAAAACAGTTATTGAAGAGCCAACAGGAAATGTGTATGAAGCAATTACCATTATGGCTAAAAGAGCAAATCAAATTAATTCTGAAATTAAAAAAGAATTAACTGAAAAATTAGAAGAGTTTGCTACTTACAATGACAGTCTTGAAGAAGTTTTTGAAAATAAAGAGCAAATTGAAGTTTCTAAATTTTACGAAAAATTACCTAAACCACACGCTTTAGCAGTACAAGAATGGTTAGATGGTAAAACTTACCACAGAGGTTCAAACAAATAATAAAATAATATAGTATAAATGTCAGTTTTAAACGGGAAAAAGATTTTACTGGGAGTTTCTGGTGGAATCGCAGCCTATAAAACAGCTTCATTAGTACGACTTTTTATAAAAGCAGGTGCACATGTCCAAGTGATAATGACACCTGCTTCTAAGGATTTTGTAACTCCACTTACGTTATCTACGTTATCAAAAAATCCTGTACATTCCAGTTTCTTTAATCAGGATGATGAAGATGCAGTTTGGAACAATCATGTTGATTTGGCACTTTGGGCCGATTTAATGTTAATTGCTCCCGCAACAGCAAATACATTGTCGAAAATGACTACGGGAAACTGTGATAATCTTTTAATTGCAACTTATTTATCGGCAAAATGTCCAGTTTACTTTGCTCCGGCAATGGATTTGGATATGTATAAACATCCGTCTACTTTATCCAGCTTTGCTGCTTTAAAGCAATTCGGTAACATAATGATTCCTGCTGAAAACGGAGAATTAGCAAGCGGTTTATCTGGAGAAGGCCGAATGGCAGAACCAGAGAATATTATTGCTTTTCTTGAAGCTGATTTAGAAAGTAAATTGCCTCTTAAAGGAAAAAAAATACTAATTACTGCCGGACCAACATACGAAGCGATAGATCCTGTACGTTTTATAGGAAATCATTCTTCAGGAAAAATGGGGTTTGATATTGCAAATGAAGCAGCTAATTTAGGAGCACAAGTGATTTTAGTAGCTGGACCAACACATTTTAAGGCTAAAAATAATCTGGTTGAAGTTATCAATGTAGTTTCAGCGCAAGATATGTATGATGCTTGTCATTTACATTTTAACGATGTTGATGTAGCAATTGCGGCAGCAGCCGTTGCAGATTACAAACCTAAAGTTGTGGCTTTGCAAAAGATTAAAAAAGCAGCTAATGATTTTACGATCGAATTAGAAAAGACAAAAGATATCTTGGCATCATTGGGTGCAATCAAAAAAAATCAATTTTTAATAGGTTTTGCTTTAGAGACTGAAAATGAAATTGAAAATGCTAAGTTGAAAATTCAGAAAAAAAACTTAGATTTGATTGTTTTAAATTCCTTACAAGATGAAGGAGCCGGTTTTAAAAAAGAAACCAATAAAGTTACCTTTATTGATAAAGATTTTAAAATCGAACCAATGGAATTGAAATCAAAAGAATTTGTAGCTGTTGATATTTTAAACAAAGTTGTTTCGCATTTTGTGAAATCATAAAGAGTTAAAATACGAATTAAAAGCAAGAATAGTATTACTTTTGTAATTGAACCCAAATTAACTTTCGTATGAATAAAATAGTTACATTTTTAGTTTTCTTTATTTTTGGCTTTACGCAGGCACAACAGCTAAATTGTACTGTAACTATTAACACAGAAAGATTACCAAATCCTAATCAGCAGGTTTTTAAAACGCTTCAGACTTCTTTGGCTGAGTTCGTGAATAAAACAGATTGGACGGGATCAGTTCTGAAACAAAACGAACGAATCAATTGTTCGATGTATATTACATTGTCTTCTAATAGTTCAGATCAATTTACAGGAACAATCCAGGTGCAATCATCTCGCTTGATTTTTAATTCGACCTATTCATCTCCGGTTTTAAATTATAACGATAAAGATTTCAGTTTCAGGTATACAGAATATGAACCATTGTTGTTTAATCCTACAACATTTGATTCGAATCTTGTTTCTGTGATTTCTTTTTACAGTTATTTGATTTTGGGAATGGATGCAGATACTTTTCAAATGGGAGCTGGAAATCAATATCTTGAAACCGCTCAGAATATCGCAAATGTTGCCCAACAAGGAGGTTCTAAAGGCTGGAGTCAAGCTGATGGAATTCAGAATCGTTACTATTTAATAAACGATATGATTTCTCCAATGTATAGTGATTTGCGTCAGGTCACGTATGCTTATCATACAGGTTTAGATTTGATGAGTCAGGATTTGAAAGCATCAAAAGAAAAAATAAAAGATGCACTCCTTATCATTGGTCGATTTAGTACTGTAAAACCCAATGCTTTTTTGACGAGAGTATTTTTCGATGCAAAATCAGATGAAATCGTTTCTATATTTTCAGGAGGTCCAAATATTCCTGTTACAGATTTGACAGACGTTTTGAATAAAGTCTCGCCATTGAATTCTACAAAATGGTCGCAAATTAAATTTTAATTATTTAATTTCACCCCATCATTAACTTTTATATTTACAAATTTTCTCTATGATTACTTCGCTGTCAATTAAAAATTATGCTCTAATTGAAAAACTTGCCATTGACTTTTCAAAAGGTTTTTCTATAATTACAGGTGAAACAGGTGCGGGGAAATCAATTATATTAGGTGCAATTGGACTTGTTTTAGGAAAAAGAGCCGATCTTACTTCGTTAAAAAACAAAGAAGAAAAATGTGTAATCGAAGCACATTTTGAGATTTCTAAATACAATCTAAAAGAATTTTTTGAAAGTAACGATCTTGATTACGAAGATGAAACTATTATTAGACGCGAAATATTACCTTCAGGAAAATCTCGTGCATTTATAAATGATAGTCCCGTAAATCTTCAGGAACTACAAGATTTAAGTTTGTTTTTGATTGATATACATTCGCAACAGCAAACTCAGGAATTATCAGACGAAAGTGTTCAGTTTAAAATTATTGATGCAATTGCAAATAATGGAGAAACCATATTGTCGTACCAAAAGTTACTGAAAGAATATAAAACAGATAAAAGCAAACTAAATGCTTTGTTGAAAAAACAAAGTGATTCAGGAAAAGAATTGGAATACAATACTTTTTTATTGAATGAATTGGTTGTTGCTAAATTGAAATCAGGCGAACAAGAAGAGTTGGAAGCTGATTATGAGAAACTAAATAATGTTGAAATTATTAAAGAATCAATTGATAAATCATTGGTAATTGCTAATGAAGAACAATTTGGTGTTTTTCATAATCTAAATGAAATTAAAGCTTCTTTGCAAAAAATCGCTTTATTTTCGCCGGAATATCAAAGTTTATTCGAAAGAATAACAAGTGTCGCAATTGAAGTTGATGATGTTTCGAGAGAATTGCAAAATGCATCAGAGAAATTATTAAATGATCCGGCGCAATTAGAATTAGTAAGTCAGAAATTGCAATTGATTTACAATTTACAGAAAAAACATCAGGTTAAAACTGTAGACGAATTATTACAAATTCAGGCAGACTTAGAAAATAAAGTTTTAGAATTGGATAATATTGAAGAAGAAATAACAGTTTTATCAAAATCGATAGAGCAAAAAACTTCAGAATTAGATACTTTTTCAGCTACAATTCATCAGGAAAGAATAAATGCAATTCCGGTTTTATCGAATCAATTAGTTTCAATACTGGAAACTTTAGGAATGCCAAATGTTCGTTTCAATATGGAATTATTGCCTTCTGAAACCTATTTCAATAATGGAAAAGACGAATTGCAATTTTTATTCTCTGCCAATAAAGGAACTGATTTTGGATTATTGAAAAAAGTAGCTTCAGGAGGAGAAATGTCTCGTATAATGTTGGCTGTCAAAGCGATTTTGGCACAATATTCAAAATTACCAACCTTGATTTTTGATGAAATTGATACAGGAGTTTCAGGAGAAATTGCTATTAGAATGGGAGAGATAATGAAAGAAATGAGTGGGAAAATGCAAATCTTCGCCATTACACATTTACCTCAAATAGCAGCAAAAGGAGATTCGCACTTTAAAGTTTCGAAATCTACAGTTGACGACGATACACAATCAGAGTTGAAACTTTTGTCTCAGGAAGAAAGAGTTACCGAAATTGCTCAAATGTTATCAGGAGCAGTCGTTTCAGATTCGGCTTTAAATCATGCTAAAGCCTTGTTGAACTAAAGAAATAATTTATATTTGTCATCTTAAAGCTAATTAAACAAACGTAAATTAGGTGAACTATCTTTAATAAAGAAAGAATTACCCAATTGCGAATAAAAAGGAAAAAAATGATTATAGAACCTAGAATGAGAGGATTTATTTGCTTGACATCTCACCCAAAAGGAGCCGAGCAAAATGTTAAAAATCAAATAGAATATATAAAATCAAAAGGTCCAATTGCCGGAGCAAAGAAAGTATTAGTTATCGGAGCTTCTACAGGATTTGGTTTAGCTTCAAGAATTACAAGCGCTTTTGGATCTGATGCTGCAACAATTGGAGTTTTCTTTGAAAAACCACCAGTTGAAGGTAAAACAGCTTCACCAGGATGGTATAATTCTGCAGCTTTTGAAACAGAAGCTCACAAAGCAGGTCTATATGCAAAAAGTATCAACGGAGATGCTTTTTCAAACGAAATAAAAAGACAAACTTTAGATTTAATTAAAGCGGATTTAGGACAAGTTGATCTTGTAATTTACAGTTTAGCTTCTCCAGTGCGTCAACATCCTGTAACAGGAGTTTTGCACCGTTCAGTTTTAAAACCAATCGGACAAACTTTTACAAATAAAACAGTAGATTTTCATACCGGAAAAGTTTCTGAAGTTTCTATTGCTCCGGCAAATGAAGAAGATATTGAAAATACAGTTGCTGTAATGGGCGGTGAAGACTGGGCAATGTGGATTGATGCTTTAAAAGCAGAAAATTTATTGGCAGACGGAGCTACAACAGTTGCTTATTCTTATATCGGGCCATCATTGACAGAAGCAGTTTACCGTAAAGGTACAATTGGTCAAGCAAAAGATCATTTAGAAGCTACAGCATTCTCTATCACAGATAGTTTAGAGTCTATTGGAGGAAAAGCTTATGTTTCTGTAAACAAAGCATTAGTTACACAAGCAAGTTCTGCGATTCCGGTAATTCCTTTATATATTTCTCTTTTGTATAAAATCATGAAAGAAGAAGGAATTCACGAAGGTTGTATCGAGCAGATTCAGCGTTTATTCCAAGACAGATTGTACAATGGATCAGAAGTTCCTGTTGATGAAAAAGGCAGAATTAGAATTGACGATTGGGAAATGCGTGATGATGTTCAGGAAAAAGTGGCTAAACTTTGGTTAGAAGCTACAACTGAAACATTACCAGCTATTGGTGATTTAGCAGGATACAGAAATGATTTCTTGAATCTTTTTGGATTTGAA
This genomic interval carries:
- a CDS encoding metallophosphatase gives rise to the protein MKRREFIEKTAASTALLSLGLSLSSFETNDIKHLTILHTNDVHSHIDPFPADDPRNPNKGGVSRRAALIETIRKENPNVLLLDAGDIFQGTPYFNYYGGELEFKLMSMMKYDASTIGNHDFDNGLDGLHAQMPHATFEFINSNYDFKNTVMNGLVKPYKIFHKNGIKVGVFGVGIELAGLVDKQMYKETVYNDPVEIAQDMTQLLKKQEKCDLVICLSHLGYKYKDDESKISDLKFAAQTQDIDLIIGGHTHTFLDKPTVVKNKAQQDVLVNQVGCYGINLGRIDFYFDKDKAHTNQGRSIVV
- the bamD gene encoding outer membrane protein assembly factor BamD; translated protein: MKKIVSLLIVVVLFCSCSDYQKALKNEDVAAKFDIATKMYDAGKYSKAIRLFEQLAPTYRGKPQAEKLFYMFSQSYYKTKQYYLAGYQFESFVSGYPRSEKVQEAAFLGAFSYSKLAPVYSLDQTDTVKALEKLQAFIDNYPNSEYIAQANEAVKILNGKLEKKAYENAKGYNTISDYKSALIAFDNFIADFPGTPFKEDALFYKYDSAYQLAINSVPSKMEERLNVAKAAYNNLIKFNSATKYKVKADEMNARVETDLQKFTKIK
- a CDS encoding DNA-directed RNA polymerase subunit omega, which codes for MDLKKTNAPVNTITYNKTVIEEPTGNVYEAITIMAKRANQINSEIKKELTEKLEEFATYNDSLEEVFENKEQIEVSKFYEKLPKPHALAVQEWLDGKTYHRGSNK
- the fabV gene encoding trans-2-enoyl-CoA reductase family protein, which gives rise to MIIEPRMRGFICLTSHPKGAEQNVKNQIEYIKSKGPIAGAKKVLVIGASTGFGLASRITSAFGSDAATIGVFFEKPPVEGKTASPGWYNSAAFETEAHKAGLYAKSINGDAFSNEIKRQTLDLIKADLGQVDLVIYSLASPVRQHPVTGVLHRSVLKPIGQTFTNKTVDFHTGKVSEVSIAPANEEDIENTVAVMGGEDWAMWIDALKAENLLADGATTVAYSYIGPSLTEAVYRKGTIGQAKDHLEATAFSITDSLESIGGKAYVSVNKALVTQASSAIPVIPLYISLLYKIMKEEGIHEGCIEQIQRLFQDRLYNGSEVPVDEKGRIRIDDWEMRDDVQEKVAKLWLEATTETLPAIGDLAGYRNDFLNLFGFEFAGVDYAAEANEVVNIESIK
- a CDS encoding 5'-nucleotidase gives rise to the protein MVKLKKYNGFLKLFVIFLTLFFIFSCSQKNYNLTKIEGKQLPITEKGAETPEIEKFIKPYRDHINKDLDSVLAYCPETLDKSTGKWQTSIGSLLADVCVERGNLVFKAREKKSIDLCLLNHGGIRAILPKGNVTTRTAFEIMPFENNLVVVALKGQQILDIAAYIIKEKKPQPLSGMTFTIAKDNTAKNILIQGKPLDLNTIYYVATNDYLANGGDSMTFFAKGVQKFDLNYKLRDVLIDYFKEVDTIPIAKNIRITEE
- the coaBC gene encoding bifunctional phosphopantothenoylcysteine decarboxylase/phosphopantothenate--cysteine ligase CoaBC, with amino-acid sequence MSVLNGKKILLGVSGGIAAYKTASLVRLFIKAGAHVQVIMTPASKDFVTPLTLSTLSKNPVHSSFFNQDDEDAVWNNHVDLALWADLMLIAPATANTLSKMTTGNCDNLLIATYLSAKCPVYFAPAMDLDMYKHPSTLSSFAALKQFGNIMIPAENGELASGLSGEGRMAEPENIIAFLEADLESKLPLKGKKILITAGPTYEAIDPVRFIGNHSSGKMGFDIANEAANLGAQVILVAGPTHFKAKNNLVEVINVVSAQDMYDACHLHFNDVDVAIAAAAVADYKPKVVALQKIKKAANDFTIELEKTKDILASLGAIKKNQFLIGFALETENEIENAKLKIQKKNLDLIVLNSLQDEGAGFKKETNKVTFIDKDFKIEPMELKSKEFVAVDILNKVVSHFVKS
- the recN gene encoding DNA repair protein RecN, which codes for MITSLSIKNYALIEKLAIDFSKGFSIITGETGAGKSIILGAIGLVLGKRADLTSLKNKEEKCVIEAHFEISKYNLKEFFESNDLDYEDETIIRREILPSGKSRAFINDSPVNLQELQDLSLFLIDIHSQQQTQELSDESVQFKIIDAIANNGETILSYQKLLKEYKTDKSKLNALLKKQSDSGKELEYNTFLLNELVVAKLKSGEQEELEADYEKLNNVEIIKESIDKSLVIANEEQFGVFHNLNEIKASLQKIALFSPEYQSLFERITSVAIEVDDVSRELQNASEKLLNDPAQLELVSQKLQLIYNLQKKHQVKTVDELLQIQADLENKVLELDNIEEEITVLSKSIEQKTSELDTFSATIHQERINAIPVLSNQLVSILETLGMPNVRFNMELLPSETYFNNGKDELQFLFSANKGTDFGLLKKVASGGEMSRIMLAVKAILAQYSKLPTLIFDEIDTGVSGEIAIRMGEIMKEMSGKMQIFAITHLPQIAAKGDSHFKVSKSTVDDDTQSELKLLSQEERVTEIAQMLSGAVVSDSALNHAKALLN
- the dapA gene encoding 4-hydroxy-tetrahydrodipicolinate synthase, whose protein sequence is MQSLIGTGVALVTPFKKDFSVDIEALQRIVNFSIDGGVEYLVVMGTTAENATLTQSEKELVIKTVIDVNKGRLPLVLGVGGNNTMQIVEELKTGDFSAFDAILSVSPYYNKPTQEGIYQHFKAIAEASPIPVILYNVPGRTSSNMLPATVVRLAKEFTNIVAIKEAAGDLAQAMQLIKNAPKDFLVISGDDMIALPIVLAGGAGVISVIGQGFPKEFSEMIRLGLNRKVNEAFKTQYFLSDCIDMIFEQGNPAGIKQIFQALGIAENVVRLPLVTVDESLANRLNEFVKKSIK
- a CDS encoding DUF4835 family protein; amino-acid sequence: MNKIVTFLVFFIFGFTQAQQLNCTVTINTERLPNPNQQVFKTLQTSLAEFVNKTDWTGSVLKQNERINCSMYITLSSNSSDQFTGTIQVQSSRLIFNSTYSSPVLNYNDKDFSFRYTEYEPLLFNPTTFDSNLVSVISFYSYLILGMDADTFQMGAGNQYLETAQNIANVAQQGGSKGWSQADGIQNRYYLINDMISPMYSDLRQVTYAYHTGLDLMSQDLKASKEKIKDALLIIGRFSTVKPNAFLTRVFFDAKSDEIVSIFSGGPNIPVTDLTDVLNKVSPLNSTKWSQIKF